ctttctctgtttctttagGAATTAGCACAGGATTCTGTCACAAAATCCACACTGGTAAATTAATAACTGTCAGTTTAGAGTCTCTTCATGTTTACCTGCTGACCAGGCTCTTCAGAACTTTGCAGAAGTTCTAAAgcctcaggttttttttgtaaacttgCAACCTGCTTACCTCAGATATTAGTCTTTAAACTTTGCTAAGCACTTGTAATTGCAGATCTGATTAGGGAAATGACTTGAACTGCAGTTACTAAAGCTGAAAAAATTGAAGACAGACTGCTAGTTAACTTGGGATACACTACAGAGGAGAAGTAATATTTTGATCGCTGTagatgctttaatttttttactacttggggaaaaaaaaccattaaatTCTACTTATGtatatgttaatttttttcttttgtccagGACTACTGTGCACATTAGTAGATGAGCTGGTGTTGCATCTGCTGAAAGATGTTTTCATGTGGAAGGCTAAGTTTGAGCTGGAACATGAGAATTGCACAGCTGACCTCTTACAGTTTTGGGAATTGGGAAGCATGGGGAGGGAACTGACATATTCCACCAAGCCACCCTTTTGCATTGTTATTTCCTTCTGGCATTATGCTAGTCAAAGACATGAAATGAGAGAGGAAATTCTTCTAAACCATTAGAATGCTGTCCTTATTACTAAATAATTCAGTGCATCTGTGATAGATTAAAGCTAAGCAGATGTATGTATAACCATATGTAGCACACAGTAGGTATATTAACCTGAACCTACTGAATTATAGCAACTGTAAGGAAATTTTCCACTAACAAGGATGGAGGATAGTTGTAAGTGGCTTCTTACTCTATGGACTCCTGATCTGAAATTTAAGTTTTCTATTTGGTTATTTGTCTGATTCATTTACCCTCTGCTTGCAGGTACTAGGAGAGATCTGTGAGCAAGGATATTCAGATGCTTTTAAATTCTTGAGAGAGAATGGTATGTTACTCTTGTGGGTAATTATTGGTGAAGTGTTGTTAacttgtgtgtttttctgtttggctttctttttaaaagggTGGAGAAGGAGCAGGGGGTTTTGTAAGTTATATTCTCATATGATTTGTAtcaactgaaattcagaataGCTTTAACTATTTACCTGAGGTAGTTGTGCTGTCACACAAAAACTGCACTTCACGATTTTTGTCTATCTTGTGTGAAGTGAATATTAGGGAATTGTTAAGTGAAATTACCAAGGAATTCTACTCATAATTGTTGGAAAActatattcatttcttttgtgttaATACCAGAGGATAGGAGTAGACTGCACTCTTGTGCAACCTGCATCTTCTTATCACTTCCCCTCTTGTATTGTCCAAGTAAATCTGTAGGTAAAACATTACAGTCCAAACTAGGAACTGTCTAACAGTAGTATTAAATAAGTAACAGATAAATACTTTGTTTATATTATGAAAGACTTTACAAGAGGTCCTTAAAATGTAACAGTTACTGGGATCCAGATCATAACTGAAAgatgttctctttttctcttgaatcAAAGTAAAATATCTATAAATCTCATTCCTTGCTCAATTCTGAGACAGAcaagttagaaaaaataatttactattTAGCATGAAGGTAACTGTAACAGATTATAGGAATGGAAATTGAATTATGATGTTTGTACTATTAGAGTTAGTACCAGCTAACATGCTGTAATGTAGTTGCAGCTTGATGTGTTCATTGCTCATACTCTAAGCAAACACTATTCATGCTTCCTTGAAACAATTTCTTCATGTTCAAGAACATCCCAGTTCTGCTTAAGAGTTTCATTTCtagtaatgtttttaaatattttttaagagaatCCCACCTTAGATCCTTTGCAAGTTAATTAAAAGCACAACTTTTGCCAAACATGCCTATAGTTCGGGGCTGCCTGTGCTAAGATGGGCTGTGTTCATGTACTGCACCTACAAGTTTCCTGCGTGCACACTTCCATCTGATGCCAAATCTGAGATTGTGTGCAggtctttgttttcccctcaCATCCCCTATGTACTGCACTATTTGTCCTCATTTTCATACTACTGATGTGATACTTCTGTTCTTACCATATGCTTTCCAAACTCTTTAATTATGTATCTACTTTCTCATTAAGCTGTTTCAACTGTAGgagctcctttttttcccatctagAACACTTTGATATAGATAACTTCTCTGCTGACGTCTTCGTATATTCTTTTGACACTTAGCAGCAGCAAATGCTGATTTAGATTTATACTTTGAATGTATCTTAAAACAATACTTACCctactttctttcctttcttaccTTGTGACAGCGCCTCTAAGTATTCTTGTGGTACCTTCTGTGTCAAATTTCCCATTCTAGTCTGATGCATTGTAGAcgttttctttcagatgaaaatgacGTCAGTTTTCCTCATCTCCTTTaaatcatttgttttgctgctggaaaACAACCTTGGCAAAAGACCATGTGTTTCAGATTCAGTTTCAAttgattgtttttcatttgctttagaatttcttttaaagtaagATCTAAATCTGTACAAGAGCAGTCATAACGATGAATAAATGTTTGTGTGCTTATAAGAACAAGTGTATTTGACATTGGGTAGAATATGTTTCCTCGGGATAACACCTCTTGCAATGATAAAAGAGTTACAGGTACTCTGAAGACCTGTGGACTGAGCCTAAGTGGAAGCTCTTGACTCTTTCAGGTATTCTGAATGACTCAATTTATGTCAGCTTGTCCTTCACAAAAGCAAATCCTCATGAAGGTGCACAACACATTGactatatgaagaaaaaaaatatgtctgaaaACAACAGAGTGGAAACCTCACAAGTGGAAGTACTCGGTGAGGCACTGAAGCAAAATCCCTGGCCTCTGGAGAAGAGCATATTTGAGAGTCTACCTCCTAGGCTTCGTAAAGGTACATTCTTCAGACTGTGTTCTGTAACTTTAAATGGCAAATAGTGATTTCCCATCTTACCCCCCAACCTTACTCTAATCTTATAAtttgcaaaatatgttttttatttaatcgTATTACTCCCTATGAAACGTTCTTTAAGTACTTAGACAATGGGAACATGTACGTTTTGATTTAGCTACAAAAATAAGACAAACAGGGTGAAGGAGTTATTTCGTGGAGTCATGAATTAAATTCTCCTGTGGTTTGGATTTAGTTTGTAAGTCTACAGTATCTTTGTAAATGTATATTTAACAATAAAGTTGAACTTCAAATCCAAACACTGGTTACCCCgtcttatttttatatcataCCTTAGTAGATTTCTAATTGCCTGGTTTTCCTGTTGTCTTAATAAGATGTTAATAGGCCAGGAGCACTTCTGGTATTTCTTAGTCTATAATTCTTATCAAAATCTTCTGTGGATGCTGATGAGTATTTTCAAGATCTGAAATCTGTAGCCCTAGTGACTTAGgagaataaaatatgaagtgtGAAACTTTTGAAAACTGTGTATAAAAACTGGAATATGTGGAACTCTAGAATTTAAACTCCTTAAAGTTACGCAGTCTCAGACAAGGCAAGAATGCTGTCTAAAATACGTAAGTATTTTTGGAGAGGTGAACCTTGCATCTTCTCATAATAAGTTAATAATACTTAAATTTACTGCTTAGCAGTTCTGAGTAATGTCTTTTTGTCTCTGTGATAATAGCCAGTGcttcctgtattttaaaatagcattgaGAATGCTTATGATAAGTGCCTTGAGATTACTTTTTCCAGTTTCTATCTGAGCCTTATTCAGTAAGACTTGATCATATTGACTGAAGATTACCAAACCTTGAGTGAATTATTTGAACAGTTCCCAAATAGTCTAACATCTTTCTCAAACACAATTACTCTTAAGCGCTTCAGGAAGCTTGTAAAGAACCAAATGGATTCTATGCTCAGTTCTCTAAACTCTTCCCAATGCGGGTGCTATCCTATCTGATGCTACCATATACGCTACCTGTGGAGTCTGCTTATTCTGCTGCTTTACGGTAAGAAAGTTTTAATGAACTGCTTTGTAATTACACTTGAGTATAATTGAATGCTTATTCAGTTTTGTAGGTGCTCTGGTACTCTATAATTCCAATGTTAACTGTCCAGTATAACTGACTTGTTAGGAGCATtttgggtgggggggggggggggaacacaAAAAACCATCTGTGACATTGTTCTACATCTGCCTTCCTTTCATTCTTCCATTGtgcttttctcttgttcttgtttcttctcccaTGTGACACTAAACTCACCGGAAAGTTCCTGCTACACAGAAACAGGTCTGAAAGACAGGAATTTTTTGCAGTCTACCTTGGAACTTAGTAGAATGACTATACTGGTCAGACACTCAGCATAAATCAGAGATGTAGTGATATGTGCtagcctctttttttctttaggttgTAGAGAAGAGATGAGtgaattaaatggaaatttagAGAGGCTAGGAAGATCTGGAGATATTGGTGGGGGAGTTAACACAGCTGTTGTTCTCCCCAAGCTGTTTTGTTAGATGCGTTATGTAGGGACATAACATGGATGAGCTCTGTTTACAAACTAACTTGTGTATTTTGATTGTAGGTTAGTAAACTGGTTTCCTGACATGCCTGCTGATGTTAGATGGATGCAAGAACAACTTCTTCAGATTGCCGGTACAGTTTATTCCCAGGCTAAAAAGAGGCTGTTCTGTACATCCAGGTAAATTGGTGTGCTGCTGCATGAAAATTACACGTTTTTAAAAGTTCTCTCTTAACAGAACTTCAAGTACTAATAAGTTTTCCTATTAAAATAGGATTTAATAGTTTTCTTAAGAGTAGCACAAAACTGTTCTAATTGCTTCTGACTctcttattttttaagtatgCTGTATGGAGTTCTTTGTAGTTCATCAATGACTGCTGCATATTATAGATGAAGGGGTGTTGTCTTATTGGCAGAGTTATACTTTAGTGGGTGTTAGAGAGCAGTCAGATGACTGAGAACAGAGACgttgcttctgctctgcttcgTAATAGCTGAAGCAGTcaatgagaaaagaggaaatggttGCTCAGAAGTTCTAAATCAGCATGGCAGTTAGGAACTGGAAGACACTGGGAGAAAGACTGGATTTCTAGGAGTCTAGCCAGGGACCCTTGTAAgagcataaaacaaaattaaaaaaacacatagaTGAATATGAAGGTAAGGTAGCTGggaaaaactaaaataagaCAAATATGAGAATTCCCTATTTCCATATAGAGAAATACAGGCCCTCTATTTGCATGGAAGGGACCTCTTCTGTAACCTAGTTGTAACTAGGTTTATGTTTCTCCTATCAAATTGGCATGGGGTTTAGCCTTCTAGACTTAATGCTTCTGTTAGTCTTCTTAGCACAATGTATATGCAGGAATCGGTCACAACTTGCCCTAGTAGGAATCTAACACTGCCATTCGTTTCACCTTTTGTTGAGGAGTTTAGTGTTTGCCGAAGGATCTTGAAGAACTTCTACAAAATAATACAACAGCCCACATTCTCCATTTAAAATAGACTTGTTGCTGAAACAGTGATTTGTGCAGCCATGTCAGAGTGGAGCTGGTGTTCATAGACCCTCTCTGAGGTCCAAATGGTTATAAAAATGAACTCTCCTAAGATTTGGTTTGAAAAGGCAGAAATCCAGACTTAGCAGAGCAGGATATGTTTTTCTACAGTAATTTTTGTGATACTTGTCTCAGCTTCTGGAGTTGCTTGTTTGGAGGAGAGGGAGATAAATTGGCCTGAAAAGCTGTCAGCACTAAACAGAACTCTGAAATGCTTCGTAAAAGCTTCCAAGAGATAACTCTAGCGCTGGAGACACCTAACAGCAGCACTTATTTCAGTTAAAGTATTGCCTTGTTCCATATGCAGCATAGttttaaattcaaaacacaaaaaaaaaacttttcattttgagCCAAGCTTTCTTCAATTCTCATTGTCTTCTAATAATAAATTTAAGGAgggaaaaccaaaaatattctttattactGTGGAGGTTTTATACACTGAGCCACCAGAAGTGCAGTTTTGCACTCACTGTGAAGAATTGCTTGTTCCTATTTCCTTGTAAGAAAGAAGCTTTGAGAGGCTCTGTACTGGCATCATGAAAGATCTGATTCATGTGCTCCATCTTCTAAAAGTCGTCAAACTCACTGGTAAAGGTTCTGGCTTAATGGAATGACTTAATGGAGGTTGAAACctgagttttcttcctttgttagAAGAATCAAATGGTGTCCTGATATCAAGTAGTAAAAGTATTCTTtacaatattcatttttatccaGATTTCATAAGCATTTAACTCTTCTTAGGCAAGTagcctcttttctctctttctgaaatgatgtAAAGCCTTCTACTTGCATAACATTTGTTGGCTTTTGAGGTCATCTTTCTGAGTAGAAATGTCATTCTTTATATATATCTGCTATTACCCTACTGTTAGCTCTCCAGTCCAGTGTCCTTGTGCTGCTtgccagtgaggagctggggaggcACAAGAAGCTGAGCAGGAACAGAACCAAGGCAGCTGACACAATCTGGCCAGAGGCATATCCCCTACCATGTGCTTATGCTTAGCCAtaaaagctggagaaagaagaaagcgGGGATTAGGGGTGAGATGGGACTCAGAATGATGGTGTCTGTCTTCCCACTGAACTATTGCGTGATGGACTCTGCTTTCCTACAAATGGCTaaacatctgcctgctgatggaAAGTAGTGAATGAATCCTTCATTTTGGTTTGCTTGTAGCTTTTGCTTGACCTGGTAAACTGTGCTTATCTCAATACATAAGCTCTCATGCATTTACCTCTCCAGTTTCTTTCAACTACCCACAGTGAGCGGCTGTGTAGTACTTGTCTGCCTACTGGGGTTAAAACACAGTGATGATCAACGCCCACAGAGTCATTTACACTGTCAAACTTTGAAGTTTTCTGAAGCCtttctttaaatgaatttcCTCTTCAGATAGCTAGGTCCCAAGGCTATATATGTAGAATCTCACACTGTATTCTATAGGCAACACTCTTTGGGATTGTACTGTGTTTCAGTATCCATCAAGAACTTACTGCTGCTTTTCCGAAAAGAAATAATCCCATTGTGTTTTCCACTCTTCCTCCTATGTTGTCAGATTTAGCTTCTCTTTTGCAACCAGACTTAAATCTCATGAAAACTTGAGCTGTTTACAGTTTGGACATTCTTCTAGGAGCTTCACCTGCTGGATGGTATCTTTTAGTGCATCTGATATTCAAGTATAGAAACTGATGTTGAAGCATGTGTGTAGGGAGTCTGTTTGGAGGGGAGTGAATGatggtggtttgttttttattttttgtttccctaAAGCATtgcaagagaagagagagaacttctaggaaaaaaaaattagtattcTTGGTGATAATCTCAGTTTCACAAAAGAAGGACTAACCCGGTGATCTAGGTGGTGTTTTAAAGATTAGGAAACCTCTGTTCCAGTTGCTCAAGTTGGTGATACTTGGCCAATTGTGATATGTAATGCCAAGATGGTGTTTGTGAAATTGAACGACTGTCTTTCCTGGTGAATGTTGAGACCATGTTTGTTAATGTCAGGTAATTACTGTGATTCACGAGTGACTATATTCTCTAAGTGGGTAGCTAGGGGAGATCAGAATTATTCAAGAGGTAATGCACCAATTGGATCTCCCCTTCTAAACATATTAGAACAGCATGATGACTTGTAATTTAACAATTTTATATACACTTCTGAGGACATCACATAATGGTAGGATGCTTTTCTTCCAGGTAAGGTTGTTTTAAGATCCTTTTCCTATTGTTTTGTATCCTAACTCATTAAGTACGCTTAGAATTaacttttttcctgtagtgTTCTTTGTCATGAAGGTTCCCTGTAAGAAATCTGAATAGAGAGATCATTGAAACATGGCTagtcttttttttatcttttttgcattttttttcttaaacaggaAAGACAATTACACACCACTAAGAAAATGTCAGACTGCCCCATCTACTGTGGAATTCCATTCTTCATACTGTCATCTTAAAATGCCTCACTCTTCTGCAGACATTGAAACCTGGCTCTGGGAATCTTCATGCTACATGGACTCGGTTATGAAACATACTTCTCCTAAGACAGAGGAGCAGTCAGACTTAAACTCCTATCCTAATTTTCTCCCAAATTCTGATGAGTTTGGTTTGGAAATAGATTTCGACTCCTCCTCAGAGACAAGTTTCCAAACTGCTCCAGAATATTAATTTGGAAGTAGATTCCACAGCTTCCAAAATTCCAAATTGGCAGAGAAATTTAAATCCCAAAGGACTAAAGGTCACTTTGTTTATTGCCAATAAGTCTTGGAAAAATGTTTACAGCTTCCTGTGAAATCTGCCTTTGGAGTTCTGCTGTTTTATGGATCATTAAAACAGTGGCTGCTATGCTAAGTAATAGACTACATGTCTCTCAAAGCACCAGCTCAGTAACCTATAGTAAAGTTTGTAGTAAACAGTGTCTCTCTGgaaatgagattatttttttttttaaatctaccttaggagaaaaatgtaaattctgTAAACATCTTGTTAAACAAGCATTGAtaacaaaagctttttaaaaaaacataattccCAATAACATGTTTTCAGATTACTTTTATAGCACTTAATGAAATTGGATTTGTACTTCATAAAGGGAAATATGCATTTGTGCTTTTTAGTGGCCTCCCATGTCTGTATGCCTTACGTTAAATGTACTGTTCTATTTACGGAAAATTGTCTGCATGAGATAATGTAGGAACAGTGTTAGTCTAGGATATTGTCTGTACTGCACAGTTTATATGGCTGCTCAGGTTCCTCTATGgctctttcctttcttaaataCTTCAGTGGAAAAAGTCACGAGAACTGGGACGCTTTCACCTGAGATGTAATCAGGTACACTTTCAGTGGCTTCATAGGACTTCTGTGTACTCAGTAAGAGCTTAATACTTGACTAAGTATAGAGAAGTAGTTAAAATAGTGGCTGCGATTAGTAATTTCAGAAGGTGTTAAACTTTATGGCAGATGTTAACGTACTTCCGTGTATATTGAGTGGTGGCTGTTCTGGTCTTCTCTCTAATTGCTGCCCAATCATTCTTGATCCATTTATTTCCCCTCCATCTCAGgagatttttctgctcttccttcgCTTTCCTCTTGCTAGAGGTGGGTTGGGGGGATTAAAAAGGGTCCTTTCAGGCTCTGGAAGGCCTGGCAGCCCCAGGAGAGCTTTCCAAGAACATTTGTCAGACAAAGCAAATTTGTAAGACTTGGTGGAAGCAGCAGTAGCCAGGGGCTGTACAAAGGTCTCAAATAATGGGTTGAAAGTGGTCTGGATCACATCTGTATTGAGTGATAAGGGTTGTAAACACTTACCTCAACAAAGGTTCTGTGTAAATGTAATGAAGACAATGCATCAGTGTAtgaatacttcagaaaatgtagTACCTGTTGAGATTAACTACCATTTTGCTGATTTAGTATCATCTCTTGGACatgttttgtgtggtttttttaagTGGAAGGAAGCAGCTCTCTTTAAAGGTCAGGTTGCCATGTGTTTGCAGCAGGTGTGTGATGTTTGTGGGCTTCCTGTAAGCAGATATGAATTCTGGGCAACTCTGTTGTGGCCCAGGAAAGAGACGGAGGGGTACTCAGCAGGAGCACTGAGATAAGGGAGGAGCAGGGGTGAGCAACACAGTACAGGAGGGGGAGAGAAGGAAGCGTTTCCTTCAGGAGTGTAAGCGTGGGTACATAGAGGTCTTCCAGGAGCAAAACCAAGTCTTTCTGCATTGGACCAGCCTTTAAGCAGTTACGCAGCTGTGATTCCCCTAAGCTTGAAGTACTAAATGGTACAGCATGAAAATGATGACAATGTTGGGGGCACAACAGCCCCACTGTCACATTCTTGTTACAAATCCCTGGTGCTATTCTATTTCAACTGTTCCTgtcttgtgtgtgtgtatccTCAAATTTGCAACACAATCTGGAAATGTTATTGAAACCAcaa
The Numida meleagris isolate 19003 breed g44 Domestic line chromosome 1, NumMel1.0, whole genome shotgun sequence genome window above contains:
- the LOC110396835 gene encoding patatin-like phospholipase domain-containing protein 2 isoform X1, with protein sequence MLDRERGWSVSFAGCGFLGVYHIGAATCLQEHAPHIIRDARHIYGASAGALAGAVLVGGGSLAEACADVLALAKEARKRNLGPLHPSFNVIKIIRDGLMRNLPENTHLLSSGRLCVSLTRVSDGKNTLISNFNSKEEVVQALICSSFVPIYCGLIPPSFRGVRYVDGGISDNLPQYESKNTITVSPFAGECDICPKGNSANFHEMNVTNTSIQLSLGNLYRLTQALFPPEPKVLGEICEQGYSDAFKFLRENGILNDSIYVSLSFTKANPHEGAQHIDYMKKKNMSENNRVETSQVEVLGEALKQNPWPLEKSIFESLPPRLRKALQEACKEPNGFYAQFSKLFPMRVLSYLMLPYTLPVESAYSAALRLVNWFPDMPADVRWMQEQLLQIAGTVYSQAKKRLFCTSRKDNYTPLRKCQTAPSTVEFHSSYCHLKMPHSSADIETWLWESSCYMDSVMKHTSPKTEEQSDLNSYPNFLPNSDEFGLEIDFDSSSETSFQTAPEY
- the LOC110396835 gene encoding patatin-like phospholipase domain-containing protein 2 isoform X2; the protein is MRNLPENTHLLSSGRLCVSLTRVSDGKNTLISNFNSKEEVVQALICSSFVPIYCGLIPPSFRGVRYVDGGISDNLPQYESKNTITVSPFAGECDICPKGNSANFHEMNVTNTSIQLSLGNLYRLTQALFPPEPKVLGEICEQGYSDAFKFLRENGILNDSIYVSLSFTKANPHEGAQHIDYMKKKNMSENNRVETSQVEVLGEALKQNPWPLEKSIFESLPPRLRKALQEACKEPNGFYAQFSKLFPMRVLSYLMLPYTLPVESAYSAALRLVNWFPDMPADVRWMQEQLLQIAGTVYSQAKKRLFCTSRKDNYTPLRKCQTAPSTVEFHSSYCHLKMPHSSADIETWLWESSCYMDSVMKHTSPKTEEQSDLNSYPNFLPNSDEFGLEIDFDSSSETSFQTAPEY